In the Helianthus annuus cultivar XRQ/B chromosome 11, HanXRQr2.0-SUNRISE, whole genome shotgun sequence genome, one interval contains:
- the LOC110889542 gene encoding chlorophyll a-b binding protein CP26, chloroplastic-like, with product MASLAASTAAASLGVSEIRGNPLGFSGASRAAPSASSPVTFKTVALFQKKKPAPPPKAKPAAVTPATDELAKWYGPERRIFLPEGLLDRSEIPEYLNGEVAGDYGYDPFGLGKKPEDFAKYQAYELIHARWAMLGAAGCIIPEAFNKYGANCGPEAVWFKTGALLLDGNTLNYFGKNIPINLVVAVVAEVVLVGGAEYYRIINGLDLEDRLHPGGPFDPLGLAKDPDQFALLKVKEIKNGRLAMFSMFAFFIQAYVTGQGPVENLASHLSDPFGNNLLTVISGNIERVPTL from the exons ATGGCTTCTTTGGCGGCTTCAACCGCGGCGGCTTCGCTCGGCGTGTCCGAAATACGGGGAAACCCTCTCGGCTTCTCTGGCGCCTCCAGAGCGGCTCCTTCGGCTTCCAGTCCTGTCACATTTAAGACAGTTGCTCTTTTTCAAAAGAAGAAGCCGGCGCCTCCACCCAAGGCTAAGCCAGCCGCTGTTACGCCGGCTACCGATGAACTAGCCAAGTGGTATG GTCCTGAAAGGAGAATCTTCTTGCCGGAAGGTCTTTTGGACCGATCGGAGATCCCGGAGTACCTTAACGGAGAAGTCGCCGGAGA TTACGGTTATGATCCTTTTGGACTTGGAAAGAAACCAGAAGACTTCGCCAA ATACCAAGCCTACGAGCTGATCCATGCACGATGGGCAATGTTGGGAGCAGCCGGTTGCATTATTCCTGAGGCCTTTAACAAATACGGTGCTAACTGTGGTCCTGAAGCGGTCTGGTTCAAG ACCGGGGCTCTACTTCTAGACGGAAACACGTTGAACTACTTCGGGAAGAACATCCCCATTAACTTGGTCGTAGCAGTCGTTGCCGAGGTTGTTCTTGTTGGTGGTGCAGAATACTACAGAATCATCAATGGCTTG GATTTGGAGGACAGGCTGCACCCTGGTGGACCGTTTGACCCATTGGGTCTGGCTAAGGACCCGGACCAGTTTGCACTATTGAAGGTTAAGGAGATCAAGAATGGTAGACTAGCTATGTTCTCCATGTTTGCATTCTTCATCCAAGCGTATGTGACCGGACAAGGTCCTGTTGAGAACCTTGCATCTCACTTGAGCGACCCTTTTGGAAACAACTTGCTAACCGTCATTTCTGGAAACATCGAACGAGTCCCAACCCTGTAA
- the LOC110889543 gene encoding chlorophyll a-b binding protein CP26, chloroplastic-like, with protein sequence MASLAAASLSVSEMRGNPINFSSASRAAPSPSTPATFKTVALFQKKKPAPPPKAKPAAVTPATDELAKWYGPERRIFLPEGLLDRSEIPEYLNGEVAGDYGYDPFGLGKKPEDFAKYQAYELIHARWAMLGAAGCIIPEAFNKYGANCGPEAVWFKTGALLLDGNTLNYFGKNIPINLVLAVVAEVVLVGGAEYYRIINGLDLEDRLHPGGPFDPLGLAKDPDQFALLKVKEIKNGRLAMFSMFAFFIQAYVTGQGPVENLASHLSDPFGNNLLTVISGNIERVPTL encoded by the exons ATGGCTTCTCTGGCAGCAGCCTCTCTCAGCGTTTCTGAAATGCGCGGAAACCCAATCAACTTCTCAAGTGCTTCCAGAGCGGCTCCTTCGCCTTCCACTCCTGCTACATTTAAGACAGTTGCTCTTTTCCAAAAGAAGAAGCCCGCGCCTCCACCCAAGGCTAAGCCCGCAGCCGTCACTCCGGCTACCGATGAGCTCGCCAAGTGGTACG GTCCTGAAAGGAGAATATTCTTGCCGGAAGGTCTTTTGGACCGATCGGAGATCCCGGAGTACCTTAACGGAGAAGTCGCCGGAGA TTACGGTTATGATCCTTTTGGACTTGGCAAGAAACCTGAAGACTTCGCCAA ATACCAAGCCTACGAGCTGATCCACGCACGATGGGCAATGTTGGGTGCAGCTGGTTGCATTATTCCTGAGGCCTTCAACAAATACGGTGCTAACTGTGGTCCTGAAGCTGTCTGGTTCAAG ACCGGAGCCCTACTACTAGATGGAAACACATTGAACTACTTCGGAAAGAACATCCCCATTAATCTCGTCCTAGCGGTGGTTGCTGAGGTTGTTCTTGTTGGTGGTGCAGAATATTACAGAATCATCAACGGCTTG GATTTGGAAGACAGGCTGCACCCTGGTGGACCATTTGACCCATTGGGTCTGGCTAAGGACCCAGACCAGTTTGCACTATTGAAGGTTAAGGAGATCAAGAATGGTAGACTAGCTATGTTCTCCATGTTTGCATTCTTCATCCAAGCGTATGTGACCGGACAAGGTCCTGTTGAGAACCTTGCATCTCACTTGAGTGACCCCTTTGGAAACAACTTGCTAACCGTCATTTCTGGAAACATCGAACGAGTCCCAACCCTGTAA